ATCCTCCTTTAGCGAAACCCCTCAGGTGTTACACAGTTGCTGACGGCGCACAGGCCAGGGGGATTGGCTGCTCAGCGTTACTTTCGGCACAAATCCAGCAAGCGAGAATTCTTGTCGGTTTTTTGGGTTACTGTAATGTTGAATGTTTTGGCATTCATATATTTGGTGGTGAGTGGGGATGCTGGTCTAATAAACCAGCTAATGCGAGAGATCTGGAGCAATGCTGCCTAACAACACGTTGGAGGTGACGTTTGACCCGCCGCTGACCTTTGCTGCCGCAAAGGCAGGCGCCGCCTCAAACACACCTCAACGTGGGCGTTAGAAGGCAAGTGAATAATTGTTGTGTGTTGGCGTTGTTGCCAGGAGCGCAGGTCATCACATCTTCAAGCTTTCGGTCCTTTCGTTGTGCAGCTGCCGCTAGTTTGAAAAGCCGTGCTTTCGTTTAAGCTATGAACAAGGGAATGCTTCGTTTGGTTTTTGGGGAACGCGAACGTTAGTTGTTGCGGAAAGGCCGGAAGGCCTGTTGGCGCGGGCAAGTCGTTCGCTAAGCGTTGTTTTCCGCACTTTGAAAAGTGTGCAGAGTTGTCGCGTCAGATGGCACATTCAGCATTTGAAGCGGCAGCCATCGGAAAGGGGAGAGGGGATGTTTGGTTCGGCTGTTCTATCAAACTTAGGTGTGCGTGCTCGGACGCCAGGTGCTTTCGTTTGGCTTGGTTCCAATCATTGGTTGGTAGCGAGTTCTTGGCTGCCCGCCGCCGCATCACAATTTGGTTTGTTAAGAGCCGTTGAGGCTTGCCGTTCTAACAAGCTGTTGCAGGTGACGTTTGACCCGTCGCTGAGCTTTGCTACCGCAAAGCCAAGCGCCGCCTCAAACGCACCTAAACTGCGGCGTTAGGCATTTTGGGAGACCCAGTTGGGCATACTAGACTTTCGAGAAATCTGTTCTCCGAACCAGACACATAAGAGTGTGACTGACGCGCCGCTGGGGGTGTCCAACCAGCCGGCCGATTTTGAACTGTTTTGTCAGGAATTTTTTACAGTTCTTAAGCGATTTCAAATCTTTAGGAGTGTTTCAGTAGGTCCGGATGGTGGAATTGATATAGGGGCGTTAGATCCATCTACAGGAACTCGATGGCTAATTAGTTGCAAGCATTACGCGCACTCGTCGCAATCCGTTCCGGTTACGGTGGAAACAGGTGTGGTGGAAACTGTTGGAGAGTGGGGGTGTCAGGGCTTTATCCCGTTCTATACGACACCTCCGTCTGAGAAATTGAGGCGACAGATTGATGGCGCGGAAAAGTACATTAAGGTTGAGCGCTATACTCCTGAACGTATCGAGCGCGAACTGTTGTCGAGCGCATCCGGGCATCCCATTGCAGCCAGATATTTCCCGAAGTCTCTTGTCAACTACTATCCGAAGTTCATTGAAACCATAAGTGCCTTCGATATTTCTGACGTAGTGGTGTCAGCTGGCGTGGCTTCGGTCGAGAATATTTCTTTCGTAGTTGAAGGTGTTTCTGAGAGCGAATCACTCGCGGCACAAGAGAAGCTTGTTGAGCTTGCCAATGCGTTTGCTACATCCAGAATTCACGCACCCAACTTTCATAAGGCTCTTGAGGAGGTTATTTCGCTTTACCCTGAAGGGTTCGATGGGAACGGAAAGCCGGAATGGAGTGCTGAGGCACTTCATGTACTAGATGAGACGTATGGCCTTTCGAAAGCTTACTTTGTTGCATCAGTTTGGTCGTTTTGGGAGTGGTCTCGTGCACAAAGATTGTTCAATGAATTCATGGCCTCGAGAGGAAATGGTAGTGTTGCCATTGGATTGCTAACTCTTGGCGGAATCAACAATAAACTGCCGGATAGAGATAGGGAGTTAGCTGCAAGGCTGCTTGCATATGGCGGAACACCGTCATGAAAATGCCTAACAAATCGCTGCAGGTGACGTTTGACCCGCCACCCACTTTTGCTGTCGCAAAAGCGGGCGTCGCCTCAAACGCACCTGAGCTCAGGCGTTAGAAGGCAAGCAAAGAATTGTTGTGTATTGGCACCGTGCCAAGAACTCGGGCCATCACATCCTCAAGCTTCTAGCCCGTTCGTTTTACGGTCGCCGGCGGTTTGAAAAATCGCGGTTTCGTTTAAGCTGTGAACAAGGGAATGCTTCGCTTGGTTTTTGGGGAGCGCAAGCGATTGCTGTTGCGGAAAAGCCGCGAGGCTCGTTCGCGTGGGTAAGCTCCTTCGCTAAGCGTGGTTTCCTCAGCTTGAAAAGCTGTACAGAGTTGTAGCATCTGAAGTGGCGGCCATCAGAAAGGGGAGAGGAGATGTTTGGTTCGGCTGTTCTATCAAACTTAGGTGTGCGTGCTCGGGAGCCAAGTGCTTCTGTTTGGCTTGGTTCCAATTATTCGTTGGCAGCAAGTTCCCGGCTTCCTGCCGCGTTCACAATGTTTGGCTTGTTAGGGGCCGTTGAGGCTTGCCGTTCTAACAAGCTGTTGCAGGTGACGTTTGACCCGCTGCCCACTTTTGCTACCGCAAAAGCGATCATCGCCTCAAACGCACCTGAACGTGGGCGTTAGCCGCCAAAAGCGAATGCTTGAATATTACGAAAAGCGCTGCTCTGAATATGAGGCAATCTACGCCAAGCCTGAACGCCAGGGCTGCTTGGCTCAGTTAGAACAAGAGTTGTGCTCGTTGGTTGCTGGCAAGCAGGTGCTTGAGGTTGCTTGCGGTACAGGATTTTGGACACGCCGTATGGCCAACTCTGCCGCAAGCCTCTATGCATCAGACGCTTCTCAGCAGTTAGCTCTAGCCGCAAGAGAAAGTTGTGAGGGTGTGAACGTCCAAGCGGGTGTAGTCGACGTGTTCTCAATTCCACAGCGCGAGCAATTTAACTGCTTGGTAGCAGGCTTCTTCTTCTCCCACGTTCTAGTTCAAGAGCGCTCTAGCTTTTTGGCTGGCGTAGCGGAAGCTCTGAGTCCAAGTTCGCGCGTCGTTCTTTTTGATAATCGGTTTGTGCCGGGAAGTAGTACACCTATTTCCCGGACAACGGGGACGGGGGATACGTATCAGAACAGGTCGCTTGTTGATGGCGGTTCTTTCGAAGTTCTCAAGAATTTCCCAAGTACTGATCAAGTAGCCTCTTTGTTGGGCGAACTATGTAGTACCGTTTCCACGTATGAAAACGAGTATTTCTGGCTGGTGTCTGGTGAAACGCTTGGGTAGCTACCCATGTCGGGTGCAACTGGGAGTGTTGGCGGCTAACAAATCGCTGCAGGTGACGTTTGACCCGCCACATACTTTTGCTGCCGCAAAAGCAGGCGTCGCCTCAAACGCGCCTGAGCTCAGGCGTTAGAGCTCACTTGAAAATTTCCCGAGATTTGACTCTGGAACGTAGGCTTGTTGCCATAGCTGAGAGCTGCGATTGGCTCATGGTGGCCTTGGTCGAAGCTCGGGAGTTAGAGCTGAAGGATTGGTGTATCGGTGCCGGAGCGGTACGGTCTGTGGTTTGGGATACTTTGCACGATTACGCCAATCACACCGCAGTAGAAGACATTGATCTGGTCTATTTTGATCCTGATCAAACGGACATAGAAATCGATAAGTCTTTATCCAGTAGGCTGCCAGAGGTTTTCCCTGGTTCAGCTTGGGAAGTTGTGAATCAGGCAACAGTTCATGTTTGGTATCCATCGGCTTTTGGTCACGATGTTGATCCTTTCAAGTCGCTGGAGGAGGGCGTCGGTTCGTGGCCTGAATATGCAACTGCCGTTGGGTTGGGCCTCAACGACGATGAAACAATCCGTGTTATCGCACCACACGGGTTAGAGGATTTGTTTGAAATGCGGGTTCGTCATAACCCATCAAGAGCGAGCGTTGACGCATTTCAGGAGCGCATGAGAACGAAATGCTTTAAAGAGCGGTGGCCACAAGTTACCGTGTACTTATAAGCAATGGGGGCGATTTTGGGCACAGGTACTAAAAGTGCATCACTAGCCAAGGCGAATGGGTTGATTCTTATTCGGGTAGTTGAAGGGAGAGAGGTGAGCTCTAACAACACGTTGGAGGTGACGTTTGACCCGTCGCTGACCTTTGCTACCGCAAAGGCAGACGCCGCTTCAAACGCACCTCAACGTGGGCGTTAGAAGGCAAGCAAAGAATTATTGTGTGTTGGCACCGTGCCAAGAGTTTGGGCCGTCGCATCATCAAGCTGCGTGCCCTTTCGTTTTACGGCCACCGGCAGTTTGAAAAGTTGTGGTTTGGTTTAAGCTGAGAACAAGGGAATGCTTCGTTTGGTTTTTGGGGAACGCAAGCGTAGTTGATGCGGAAAGGCCGGAAGGCTTGTTGGCGTGGGGTAAGTCCCTTCGTTGAGCGTAGGTTTTTTGGTAGTTGCAAGATGTGCGAGGCTGCTGCGTCAGATGGCTCGTTTTGCATTTGAAACGGTGGCCATCAGAAAGGGGAGAGGGAATGTTTGGTTCGGTTGTTCTATCAAGCTTGGGTGTGCGTGCTCGGAAGCCAGGTGCTTCCGTTTGGCTTGGTTTCAACTATCCGTTGGCAACCAATTCTTGGCTTCCCACCGTTCTATCAACGTTCAGCTTGTTAGAGGCCGTTGAGGCTTGCCGTTCTAACCAGCTGTTGCAGGTGACGTTTGACCCGCTGTCCACGTTTGCTGCCGCAAACGCAGCCATCGCCTCAAACGCACCTAAACTGCGGCGTTAGAGCTCACGTGGCTAATTACTCGCAGCTTGCAACTCAGTACTACGATGCTTTTCATCGTTACGACCGCCATGTAGGTTTCTTTACGCGGCACACTCTCTTTGTCTTTACGAGTTTCTTACTATTCGCAGCGTTGTCCGTTTGGCTGCTTGCCTGGATCGTTCAAAAACGCCCTGGATCAGAAGTCACCATACTTGGTGTGCTTACGGCCTCTTCCGAGATCTTGTTTCTCTTTGCTTGGGATCGTGCCAAGAGATGTTTGGAGCGCTCGGCGGTTTCCAAATTAGATGGGGCCTTCGGAATCAAGGCCGCTGACGGGATATACGAGGTCAAAAGGCAATGGTTGAAAAACACGCTGGGAGATCCGCCTACCGAGTACGCCTCGCTTGCGGCCAAAATTAGCCGCGCTGCAGACTTAGAAGAAAAGCACAAAGTGTCCGTTGGGCCTACATGGACACAGCTATTACTTCTGATCTTTCATCCCGAATCAAAGGCGCGGATCATCTCCTTGATCGTAGTTCTACTTTCGATCATTGGGCTGATATTGGTACGCTCCTTTGACTTCACGCAGCCACTGTCAGATCTCTTTTGGAGTGATGATTTTGGCAGATATATGGGCACATGGTTTTCGATTGGATTTGTCCTCTGGTTCGCATGGCTTGGCCTTGTATTCGCAGTAGAATTTCTCTCCGCAGCGGCATTGGAGGGATTGGACCAACTTACTCGGGGAGCTTCTT
The Oceanococcus atlanticus DNA segment above includes these coding regions:
- a CDS encoding restriction endonuclease, with protein sequence MTDAPLGVSNQPADFELFCQEFFTVLKRFQIFRSVSVGPDGGIDIGALDPSTGTRWLISCKHYAHSSQSVPVTVETGVVETVGEWGCQGFIPFYTTPPSEKLRRQIDGAEKYIKVERYTPERIERELLSSASGHPIAARYFPKSLVNYYPKFIETISAFDISDVVVSAGVASVENISFVVEGVSESESLAAQEKLVELANAFATSRIHAPNFHKALEEVISLYPEGFDGNGKPEWSAEALHVLDETYGLSKAYFVASVWSFWEWSRAQRLFNEFMASRGNGSVAIGLLTLGGINNKLPDRDRELAARLLAYGGTPS
- a CDS encoding class I SAM-dependent methyltransferase; the encoded protein is MLEYYEKRCSEYEAIYAKPERQGCLAQLEQELCSLVAGKQVLEVACGTGFWTRRMANSAASLYASDASQQLALAARESCEGVNVQAGVVDVFSIPQREQFNCLVAGFFFSHVLVQERSSFLAGVAEALSPSSRVVLFDNRFVPGSSTPISRTTGTGDTYQNRSLVDGGSFEVLKNFPSTDQVASLLGELCSTVSTYENEYFWLVSGETLG
- a CDS encoding nucleotidyltransferase family protein gives rise to the protein MKISRDLTLERRLVAIAESCDWLMVALVEARELELKDWCIGAGAVRSVVWDTLHDYANHTAVEDIDLVYFDPDQTDIEIDKSLSSRLPEVFPGSAWEVVNQATVHVWYPSAFGHDVDPFKSLEEGVGSWPEYATAVGLGLNDDETIRVIAPHGLEDLFEMRVRHNPSRASVDAFQERMRTKCFKERWPQVTVYL